Within the Carassius auratus strain Wakin chromosome 18, ASM336829v1, whole genome shotgun sequence genome, the region atatatatatatattatattagtttatatatatatatatatatatatatatatatatatatatatatatatatatatatatatatatatatatatattatattagtttgtatatatatatatatatatatatatatatatatatatatatatatatatatatatatggtaattaaagaaaaaacatacACTGTTATTATGAAACAAAGTGACATATTTGTACTAGAAAAGTGTGATATTActgtggatattttttttttactctgaaccCCAAGTGGATTTACACAAACTTGAAATGTCTAAAAGTTTTACGTTGTGCCCCACTCTTCACTACTtcatcataataattattattagtagtagtagtattaactaattaattaataatttagcttTTGTATTATCAAAAGTGACTTACTAACTACTTATAAGAAATACAACAAGATAATGTTcataaaatgacaataaacatGAGACAATGCTTCAGACATTAGAATAGTACAAACAGAAAAAGAGGGACTAAAAAATAGTGGAAACAGAGAAagattagttatttatttattgatcagGATACAGTTAAGTGCTGATGGAAGAGGAACATTTTCAGCTCTTCCTTTCATACCTTTCATCACTCCACATTcctcagaaaatgcattttatttctagatttaaccgtgttaaaatatttcaagcaATCCTATTTTTGCCTTTTCTCTGTACATGTATTACCCCTTGTGGGTTTATGTGTTGCATTCCATTTACCTTTATTGCTTTAATACTTTATTGCCTAAAGACTGAGTGCTTGAGACAGCTGCTTGGTTTAAAAGTGTCTTCAGAATAAGTAGTGCTTAATACATCACACAAAAAGGTGTTGCTTATTTATGAAGATGAAACTCAAAAGTATAAGAGGGAGTCAAATTAgaattctaatatttttattttttatttttatcacagtAATGTAGAGCTACTTATTTTGTGTTTCTCTtcccattatgttttttttagtgtttttctcTGGATGTGAAAGGATGATGTAGCACTTTGGGGCAAATATGGCAACCAGTAATCCAAAACTAGAAGCTAGGATGGCAAATATCTCCACGGCTACTGCATATTTCCCTGGTGAGCTCACATATGCTGGGACAAATGCAATCCACACAGCACAGAAGATCAGCATGCTAAAGGTGATGAACTTCGCTTCGTTAAAATTATCTGGAAGGTTCCTTGCCAGGAAAGCTAACAGGAAACTAACTGCTGCTAGGAAGCCAATGTATCCCAGAAGCACTGCAAACCCGGCCACTGAACCAATGGTACATTCATATACTATTTTGGAGCTAATATACTGGCTATTTTTATGGGGTGTTGGAGAAGCATTTGAAAGCCAGACAATGCATATTATCACCTGGAGTGCTGTTAGGACCAGAACTGTGCATCTTTGTTGAGCTGCTCCAAACCATTTCATTGCACCTTTACCCTCTGGTCGAGATGACTTGAATACGGCTATTACCACCATAGTTTTGACCAGGATGCTGGAGATGCACAGGACAAAGCTTATGCCAAACACAGCATGTCTTAACTGACATGTCCACAATTTTGGCCGACCAATGAACAGTAGCACACACAGGAAACACAGTTTAAGTGATAACAGCAACAGAAAGCTGAGCTCTGAATTGTTGGCGCGTACTATGGGAGTGTTACGGTGATGAGCAAAGATGGCCAACACAAGAGCACAGAAGCAGGTGCCAAGCAGGGAAGCAGTGGTCAGAGAGATTCCCAGAGCATCATCATATGATAAAAATTCTTCTTCTTTAGGAACACACCTGTCTTTATCTGGATTGGACCAGAAATCATCAGGACATATAGTACACTCATCAGCATCTGGGGAGACAAAAATTGAAGGAgggaaaaataattacatttgataaaatatatttgaatgttaaaataggaaattattattattattatttattattattattattattattattttactgtctatacTGTCATCACCGGTTGTATGAGAAATTTCTCCATCTCCACATGGCAAGCAGTCAAAACAGCAGACAGGAAGACCCTTCCTCCTGGCACGTCTGGTTCCTGGGGGGCAGCTCTCACTGCACACAGACCGTGGGGGCTGAAAGAGACATAATCTGTCATGTATCTGTCATCTGTTTTACATGATAACatcttttcattaatttattctcaTTTGTTTTATCATAACTTTGACCAGTATTCAGACTATGTATCTGCAAAAAAGATGATTAACATGCAGtgttaattactttttttgtctCAAAGTTCCAGTACAATGCTTCCTCGTCCAGTGTGAGCACCTTTCCTGTTGCTGCCCCTTCATTTACCACACCAACTGTGCGGACAACAATTAACCCATCAGAGCTTGGCTGCCAGTTCAGCACATCATAGATTGCCAGAGCATCTCCATTCTTATCAAATGAAACAAGATCCCCAAAACCTGTGGTGAAGTTCACTTTCTGTAGGTAGTGAACCAGCTGTATAGTTTGTAGACAGGATAGTTGTTATATATGGTGCTACTTATTTTAATTTGGTGTATAGTTCTTTATTTTATGTGATATAATCTGCACTATATATTTGTGCCTTACTTGCCAGGGCTGCAAGTTGGTTATATCTGCACATTTGTTCCCACTGAATGGTCCTCTCCCCTCCTCACACTGCATTAGGTCATGAAGTGCATGTGCCACTGCATAAACTGTTTTATACACATTATATGAGGCCCTCAGCTCTGAAACATCAGTGTATGATGTATCTGTGTTGCTCAGATCCTCTTGCCCTGAACACATTTTTTCTCCTCTTCCTCCAATGTTAAATCTGCACTTAAACATGTTCTCCCAAAAGATTCTCACCATATTGTTTCTTTGATCATTATTAGGACGGAGATGTAGTAGAAATTCATGAAGTCCTTGAATCTCTCCACGCCTAATGGCAATGCCCAGTGTGCCCCCTAGGAAGGGCAAAAAACGCTGAGTGTGAAATAAGTGTGAAGTAGACCAGGCTTCACTTGCAATCCATTGTCTGTCTGTTACATTCTGCAATACCACTTCATCCATCAAAGGCAACAGATATGTTGAAGTGGAAAACACCACCACCACTCTCGCTGTAGAGGCTTGTATCACTCCCACTGTATGCTGAATATCTTTGCGGTTGTTATCTAGAGGCAAGATTTCAGAAAAAGCAACACACCCTCCAAACACCTGCACATCCTGGAGGAAGGATTGAGCAGCGTGATTGCCATAGTCTTCATCACTGTAGACAAGACCAACCCAAGTCCatccaaaatgttttaaaatcttgaTCATTGCCCTCACTTGGAAAGCATCACTGGGGACTGTTCTGAAGAAAGATGGGTATTTTTCTCTGTTACTCAAACAGGAACAGGTGGCAAGGTAGCTAACCTTATAAAGAAAAAGCAAGAGGAGAGACAAAAAGAGCAAGATAAAGAAAGACAGAGCTGCATGACTATTATTTACATACAGACATTATTTTAAGCAATAGAAAGATTCTGATCCTAATGAAAACTGGTATACAGAAACATACTGAAAagtacaaaaaatttaaatacaatgtatgtcatttaatttaatcttaCTATAGGTACTCGAAATAGCCCCAGAACACTGGAAATTGCAATAGAAGGAGTGGAATTTGAATCCCCGACAATCCCAATGACTGGAGGTGGGCCAGTGCAGTTGAGGTTAGAGAAGGACTCCTCTGTTCCACTAACCAGAGAAAAGGCAGCCCGGAATGCCATTCCTAGCATCACACAGTTGTCATAAAGATGGTAACCAAGAGTGATGTTAGGCAGCAGGTTTGGATTTTTATTGATCTCATCTATAGCAAAAGCCATGGTTTGTGCCTGCTGGAAACTTGCCATATCAAATCTAAGAAAAAGTAGgataaatgttgatatttaacAGTTCTAAAAAGGTAAtacaaaaaggaaagaaataaataaaaaaataagtgaaacAGCATTTGAGCAAATTCACATTAGCAATAAACACTGTATAGCTTGTATATCCTTGTATAGCTATACTTATCCACTCCAGACTCACTGCTCACAGTACGGTGGCTTCGGCTCTGTTCTGAAGCTCAGCTCTGGAAACACTGTGAGGAAGTGAACCTCAAACAGGCCTCCGAGTATGACATCTCCAGTCTGGTACATTCCATTCAACCTGAAGCGTCCCTGAAGCTGACAGGTACCTGATCTTAGGACTGAAGCTGCAGAAATAAATTTAAAGGAAAGATACAGGAAGATAATTAGAGTGGTCCACATCTTTCTTATTTTCTGACCCACTTACTTGTTCTTTTGACTTATTTATAATGAAGGTCATGGGGGTGTTACTTTTAGAGAGCAGGCGGTGCCAAGTGCCCATGCCTGGAGATAATGGAGTCTATATTTCATTATCCATTTCTTGAATTAGCATactttatttgtaattgtttttagtTAGGTTTCAGATCAAATGTGTATTCTTTAAAGTTAGAATATTTGACTTAATATGTATAGTGACTAAGCCTGGTAATTTAACGTGTTAATTAGATTAAGCAtggagaaaaataatgtgtttaaattattaacgcatttaacgcacttgccccgccccagacctatgtggatcatctgccatttcatacagtcgactgatgactaatatgaggcagggcaacatcttactgcgtgatggagcctagagaaaatccctaaaattcaagatatggggcaatcGGTGTATAACATTAAAGTACACGCGAacgattcaaaagcacaaagagtcgtctgctctctaagctcttgTGGTACTTTGATGTTACACACCGATcagtctgatggtgatgacccgCTTCAAGACAAACACGCCTAATGAtttaatgaaccattcataaagaaccatttacttcactcctgaatgaatcagccatttgaacaaatcaaatgaatgaataaatgactcgatgaatTAATCATTAAGActtttaccaccacctactggcagttttagtttataatttagagtataatttcattaaaggaattatttaatatttatatagtaataataataaaattaaacaaataaatgattaaagttatagttcacccaactaaaaattacaattctgtcatcattttcttacATGGTCTaaaagagtatatgtaataaaattttatcaaacaaaatatttcttgctgaacctactttttctAATCTCTGTTTGATTCTTTGCACggcaatgattttaaataatctgtcttctccaaatttgatgtgcgattaattggATTAAtcaatcaccacatcatgtaattaattagattaaaaaaattaattgcttaCCAGCCcttatagtcacatatatgtaaATTATCTTAGGTTGATTTCATAGAAAAGTgtgaaaacttatttttattttagtttttattttagttttaataaaatttccatgtataatgtaataaaaaaaaagaatgcatataATTATGAGTGCATTATGTTTACTGCCTTTCTAACTGTTAAATCTGGGACCTGAAGCAGTACAGTGTCCTGCATCCTGCTGGTCGAATGTGATAGTGtggaaatataaaacaaagtgtttttttttttttttaaattttgagaAAGACATTATATATAAGTCAATCCTTTGGAGAATCTCAGTGAGAAAGTACAACAACGTCTTTATAAggtcttttatttctgtttaggAAGAGTTCATTTTACCCTCTGTTCATGAGTTCATTTTATGTCACCCTACTGTCTACTGTAACCAGATGGATTCACAGAAACAAGCTTATTTTTAATAAGACACTGCAGATTCTTGACAGGAAGCAGATTGTCAGAGGGGggtgctggtggtggtggtggtggtggtgggggggggggtgtatacAATGATTCAGGTCTTGAACTCAGGACATGTAGTGCTATATTTTGGCGGGCTGCTCATGAAGCAAAGTCATTGCCCTAACTGCCCCTTTTGCGTGTAAGCATCAATTCTTTTTAACATGTTTGACTCTCAAAACGAACCGTAGATCTGTCTCTGTGGACAGGTCACTTGAGTCTACTTAACTAACTCAAAAACGATGCCTGTAAacaacaggtgtttttttttttttttgtggtctaaAACAGCGcttcccaattccagtcctcacTCCACCTCATGCCCTGCCGACACAAACACGGGTATTTACAAATCCGCAGCTTTTTCTATGTGATTTGGCCAGCAGACCACATTTAAATGCAGTCCCTGAAAACGGAATTTTTTGAAAATTCCTGCCAGGGTGAAGATTTTCATAAACTCTGGTTGCAGTTTTATTATGTAGAAAGCGAAACCAGAGATTTGGCTTGTGATGTCAGAGTATGGCTGTTATTTCTGCCCACTGGAAACcttttcaggcttctgattggccaacaagGTTTTAAGGTTGAGATTATATCGCCACTTGCtggcttggcatgctcttgacagtgcttcataACATGCTTTTGCAATTTCATGTGgacagaatttttgttttttaaataaaaacggAAGAAGGAAAATCTCTGGCCTTAGTTAACACACTTGATTCAGAGAACCAGCTCGTTAAAAGAGAGCTTTGTGCATAAACTTTGTttcaatttatgtatatattcccTACACAGCGTCCATTGCTTTCTACTCCCTGAGTAGGGGAAATCCATTGTGCGAGGACTGGGATTGGGAAATGCTGGTCTAAAACATTTCTTCCCCAATGCAATGAGTTTTAGCAGTTGTGGATACAGTATAtatctttatgaaaccatttaaatGCTAAAGGCCTGTTTTGGTAGTGATAGGTGGGTAGATTATTTGATGATGTCTAGGGAGCATTAGTGTTTACACTAAAATGTGGTCACACATTtcaaacgaagttcgttttcgTTCTTCGCTTGGGGTCAAAAAGAAGTTATAAAAGGCATCATTGAAGCCAACATTGATTACAACTTGAAGTATTTGCCAGAAGGAACGtacttatttatttcttttgagtGGCTCTTCCCATGATGGCTTTTTTAGTGTTTCTCTCTGGATGTAAAAGGATGATTTTGGGCAAAAATGGCCACCAGTAATCCAAAGCTAGAAGCTAAAATGGCAAAAATCTCCACGGCCCCTGCAAATTTCCCTTGTGAACTGAGCTCACATATGCTGGAACAACTGCAATCCACATCGCACAGAAGATCAATATACTGAATGTAATGAATTTagcttcattaaaattatatggAAGCTTTCTCGCCAGGATGGCTAACAGGAAGCTTATTGCTGCCAACAGTCCAATGTGTCCCAGTAGCATAGAAAAACCAGCCACTGAACCAACAGCACATTCATATACTATTTTGTAGGTAATATACTGACTGTTTTTATAGGGTGTTGGGGATGCAGTAGTTTTGGAGGTAATATACTGACTGTTTTTATAGGGTGTTGGGGATGCAGTAGTTAACCAGACTGTGAAAATCACAACCTGGAGGGCAGTTAGTGCCATGACTGTGCCTCTTTGTTGAGCTGTTCCAAACCATTTCATTGCATGTTTACCTTCAGGCTGGGATGACTTAAACACAGCTATTACCACCATAGTCTTGACCAGGATGCACAGAAGCAGGTGCCAAGCAGGGGCCACAGTGGTCAGAGAGAGGCCCAGAGGGTCCCCATAGGACAGAAACTCTATGCATTCAGTcgcatttgtgaaaaaaataaaaaatataataataataaaaaagagagacaaagataaaaagcacaacaaagtgaggttgtagttacattttattaatttattttcagagCATAAAAAGGATACATTGTTTGTTATATTAGAAATCTCTCCATCTCACATGGCAGGCAGTCAAAACTGC harbors:
- the LOC113118799 gene encoding extracellular calcium-sensing receptor-like, whose protein sequence is MWTTLIIFLYLSFKFISAASVLRSGTCQLQGRFRLNGMYQTGDVILGGLFEVHFLTVFPELSFRTEPKPPYCEQFDMASFQQAQTMAFAIDEINKNPNLLPNITLGYHLYDNCVMLGMAFRAAFSLVSGTEESFSNLNCTGPPPVIGIVGDSNSTPSIAISSVLGLFRVPIVSYLATCSCLSNREKYPSFFRTVPSDAFQVRAMIKILKHFGWTWVGLVYSDEDYGNHAAQSFLQDVQVFGGCVAFSEILPLDNNRKDIQHTVGVIQASTARVVVVFSTSTYLLPLMDEVVLQNVTDRQWIASEAWSTSHLFHTQRFLPFLGGTLGIAIRRGEIQGLHEFLLHLRPNNDQRNNMVRIFWENMFKCRFNIGGRGEKMCSGQEDLSNTDTSYTDVSELRASYNVYKTVYAVAHALHDLMQCEEGRGPFSGNKCADITNLQPWQLVHYLQKVNFTTGFGDLVSFDKNGDALAIYDVLNWQPSSDGLIVVRTVGVVNEGAATGKVLTLDEEALYWNFETKKPPRSVCSESCPPGTRRARRKGLPVCCFDCLPCGDGEISHTTDADECTICPDDFWSNPDKDRCVPKEEEFLSYDDALGISLTTASLLGTCFCALVLAIFAHHRNTPIVRANNSELSFLLLLSLKLCFLCVLLFIGRPKLWTCQLRHAVFGISFVLCISSILVKTMVVIAVFKSSRPEGKGAMKWFGAAQQRCTVLVLTALQVIICIVWLSNASPTPHKNSQYISSKIVYECTIGSVAGFAVLLGYIGFLAAVSFLLAFLARNLPDNFNEAKFITFSMLIFCAVWIAFVPAYVSSPGKYAVAVEIFAILASSFGLLVAIFAPKCYIILSHPEKNTKKNIMGRETQNK